From one Bradyrhizobium sp. Ash2021 genomic stretch:
- a CDS encoding integrase core domain-containing protein, with product MRNHAPDIAAMDLFVVPTIGFDLLYAFVIVRLDRRDIVWINVTANPTAEWVAHQITEAFPWDGAPGYMIRDRDRIYGTVVTRRLRAMGIRDKPVAPASPWQNGFVERLIGSIRRECVDHIIVLGEAQLRRILKSYARYYNETRTHLALDKDAPVSRPVQRTGVVSSLAVLGGLHLHYGRV from the coding sequence TTGCGCAACCACGCGCCGGACATTGCCGCCATGGACCTGTTCGTTGTTCCAACGATCGGTTTCGACCTGCTCTATGCGTTCGTCATCGTCCGGCTCGACCGTAGAGATATCGTCTGGATCAACGTCACAGCAAATCCGACCGCTGAATGGGTTGCGCATCAGATAACGGAGGCCTTTCCTTGGGACGGGGCTCCCGGTTACATGATCCGAGACCGCGATCGGATCTACGGCACTGTCGTCACACGTCGACTGCGTGCCATGGGCATCCGGGACAAGCCTGTCGCACCGGCCTCACCCTGGCAGAATGGCTTTGTCGAACGGCTGATCGGATCGATCCGGCGTGAATGTGTGGACCACATCATTGTCCTGGGCGAGGCACAGCTGCGCCGGATTCTGAAATCTTACGCTCGCTACTATAATGAGACGCGGACGCACTTGGCCTTGGATAAGGATGCGCCGGTTTCTCGCCCGGTTCAGCGAACCGGTGTGGTCAGTTCACTTGCCGTCCTGGGCGGACTTCATCTCCACTACGGCCGGGTTTGA
- a CDS encoding (2Fe-2S)-binding protein, translating to MIVCSCNVLSDHDVRHAVNTADDALRNAKQIYDCLGCSAECGRCARTIKTIIDEASRECALACQAGCPHRRIMDDAQDEPNAHPVCTENSNPAVVEMKSAQDGK from the coding sequence ATGATCGTCTGTTCCTGCAATGTCCTTAGCGACCACGATGTTCGTCACGCCGTAAATACGGCCGACGACGCGCTGCGAAATGCCAAGCAGATCTATGACTGCCTTGGCTGCAGCGCTGAATGTGGCCGCTGCGCGCGCACCATCAAGACGATCATCGACGAGGCGTCCAGGGAATGCGCACTAGCTTGTCAGGCTGGCTGCCCACATCGCCGGATCATGGATGACGCGCAGGATGAGCCCAATGCGCACCCTGTGTGTACCGAAAACTCAAACCCGGCCGTAGTGGAGATGAAGTCCGCCCAGGACGGCAAGTGA
- a CDS encoding caspase family protein, which translates to MTVARILVGAAVLLGLLSTGLGRTMRLEKPHNRPMSAPIWSGESAPIDTNRLALVIGNSTYPDAGSPLPQITRDAEGLTNALRKDGFLVDAVDNATHPDMTRAIDHLRARVHLNSIVLVYFGGYGVQSDGQNYLIPVDAKIWSEEDVRRQGVSIDRLLSQLKTSGARVRLVVIEASRRNPYERRFRSYSHGLAPIQTSENALILSSAAPGQVVEDPDELHSQLMTALLTQMDSSKMIEEVFNNTRNAVMAATQGQQIPAVSSTLTESVNLRPARSGAPVSSVGSAASGPRE; encoded by the coding sequence ATGACAGTTGCCAGAATACTAGTCGGCGCTGCAGTCCTGCTTGGCTTGCTCTCAACTGGCCTCGGCAGGACAATGCGGTTGGAGAAGCCTCATAACCGGCCCATGAGCGCGCCCATCTGGTCGGGTGAATCCGCACCCATAGATACTAATCGGCTAGCTCTGGTGATTGGCAATTCAACCTATCCCGATGCCGGCTCTCCTCTTCCCCAAATAACACGCGATGCGGAAGGTTTGACAAATGCTCTTCGCAAGGACGGCTTTCTGGTCGACGCGGTTGACAATGCGACGCACCCCGACATGACGCGCGCAATCGATCATCTAAGGGCAAGAGTACATTTGAACTCAATTGTGTTGGTCTATTTCGGAGGTTACGGTGTCCAATCTGACGGACAAAATTATTTAATCCCAGTCGACGCGAAGATCTGGAGTGAAGAAGATGTCCGTCGACAAGGCGTAAGCATTGACCGTCTCCTTTCGCAACTCAAGACATCCGGAGCCCGCGTCAGGCTCGTCGTCATTGAGGCCTCACGCCGCAATCCTTATGAGCGACGCTTCAGGAGCTACTCACATGGACTTGCACCCATTCAAACGAGTGAGAACGCGCTCATCCTGAGCTCAGCAGCGCCTGGCCAGGTCGTCGAAGATCCGGATGAACTACATAGTCAGCTGATGACCGCTCTTCTTACGCAGATGGATTCTTCGAAGATGATCGAGGAGGTATTCAACAACACCCGAAACGCAGTGATGGCTGCTACTCAGGGCCAACAGATTCCAGCTGTGTCATCTACGCTAACCGAGAGCGTTAATCTTCGGCCGGCACGGAGCGGCGCTCCCGTGTCCTCCGTCGGCTCTGCAGCTAGCGGTCCCCGCGAGTGA
- a CDS encoding DUF6894 family protein, with the protein MTQVYFHCSNTKKVFLDSRGAVVADLAEARDHATRLVQSFTSERSLEDWHDWVLHVSDDQGDELFVVPFIFVLGEPN; encoded by the coding sequence ATGACCCAGGTATATTTCCACTGCTCGAACACGAAGAAGGTTTTCCTCGATAGCCGCGGCGCCGTGGTGGCCGATCTTGCTGAGGCGCGCGATCACGCGACCCGTCTCGTGCAATCCTTTACCAGCGAGCGCAGCCTCGAGGATTGGCATGACTGGGTCCTGCATGTCAGCGACGACCAGGGCGATGAACTCTTCGTTGTGCCCTTCATTTTCGTGCTCGGCGAGCCGAATTGA
- the hemC gene encoding hydroxymethylbilane synthase produces MALAQTNEIARRLTAAAPDLEVEVVTLDTAGDIDQINKLLPHGGKGGAFVAQIRNALLAGELQAAMHSLKDMPGNEETPSLVVGATLSRDPPGDALVLRAGVSLNEIRRTRGNGFKIGTNAVRRAVYARRLFPEVEVIHFRGAADTRVRKLDQGEKQRLPGGAVGPADALIMARTGLERLGFSHRIAYEFSIAEMLPAVGQGIIAVECVAADWQTRHLLSNIDDVVAHACADAEREVLWMLNGHCNSPIAGFARIDGKTISLSASVLDETDGLIIGASRSGPANRPRELGRAVAFELLAKGAAEIIERSRPK; encoded by the coding sequence ATGGCGCTGGCGCAGACCAACGAAATCGCACGCCGGCTCACCGCGGCGGCTCCCGACCTCGAGGTCGAGGTGGTCACACTCGACACCGCGGGCGATATCGACCAGATCAACAAGCTTCTGCCGCATGGCGGCAAGGGCGGCGCATTTGTCGCACAAATCCGCAATGCTCTCCTTGCAGGCGAGCTGCAGGCGGCAATGCATTCGCTCAAGGACATGCCAGGGAACGAGGAAACGCCTTCACTCGTAGTTGGCGCGACCCTGTCGCGCGACCCTCCGGGTGACGCGCTGGTGCTACGCGCTGGCGTTTCGCTCAATGAGATTAGGCGCACGCGCGGCAACGGTTTCAAAATCGGCACCAACGCGGTGCGACGCGCTGTTTATGCGCGGCGGCTGTTCCCCGAAGTCGAAGTAATCCACTTTCGCGGCGCCGCCGACACGCGCGTGCGCAAGCTCGATCAGGGTGAAAAGCAGCGGCTGCCCGGCGGTGCGGTCGGGCCGGCGGATGCGCTGATCATGGCGCGTACGGGGCTCGAACGCCTTGGTTTCTCCCACCGAATCGCTTACGAATTTTCGATAGCTGAGATGCTGCCTGCGGTCGGACAAGGTATCATCGCCGTGGAATGCGTGGCGGCGGATTGGCAGACAAGGCACCTGCTTTCAAATATCGATGATGTGGTCGCGCATGCGTGCGCCGACGCCGAACGCGAGGTGCTGTGGATGCTCAACGGCCATTGTAACTCGCCGATCGCCGGCTTTGCTAGGATCGACGGCAAAACGATATCGCTCAGCGCTTCGGTGCTTGACGAAACCGACGGGCTGATCATCGGAGCTTCCCGCTCCGGTCCCGCAAACAGGCCGCGCGAGCTTGGTCGCGCGGTGGCGTTCGAGCTACTGGCGAAGGGCGCGGCGGAGATCATCGAACGCAGCCGGCCAAAGTGA
- a CDS encoding enoyl-CoA hydratase/isomerase family protein yields the protein MPCRFITKSIHTYLIDYPVAIVWMVAPFLLKLGKSSPVALWLSVVTRVTPLMLPALTDHPTGLVRGIHYWLHLWVDRALGVVSIIAPSAFHFTGLDAWHYWVLAAAVWLTTSVLNAPEASAAHARLEQPEIRIAFIPLIATTRALARLIGRSRAMHYLYQGDLIVASEAQRWGLIDEVREPSTLRKRVQAYAEELVGNARRRASFTDFAPVVVIAEGIEDDFAGCPMIRERLL from the coding sequence ATGCCCTGTCGCTTCATCACAAAATCTATCCACACCTACCTAATCGACTATCCTGTTGCCATCGTCTGGATGGTCGCGCCATTCCTGCTGAAGCTAGGCAAGAGCAGTCCTGTCGCGCTGTGGCTTTCGGTGGTGACCCGCGTCACGCCACTGATGCTGCCGGCTCTCACGGACCACCCGACGGGGCTCGTCCGGGGCATCCATTACTGGCTGCATCTTTGGGTGGACCGCGCATTGGGTGTGGTCTCCATCATTGCCCCCTCCGCTTTCCATTTCACTGGGCTTGACGCCTGGCACTACTGGGTTCTCGCCGCCGCGGTCTGGCTGACGACCTCAGTTCTCAACGCGCCCGAGGCGAGCGCCGCCCATGCCCGGTTAGAACAGCCCGAAATCCGGATCGCCTTCATTCCACTGATCGCGACGACGCGGGCTCTGGCGCGCCTGATCGGACGTTCCCGTGCGATGCACTATCTATACCAGGGCGATCTGATTGTGGCTTCCGAAGCTCAGCGATGGGGATTGATCGACGAAGTCCGCGAGCCGTCGACTCTTAGAAAGCGTGTGCAGGCCTATGCTGAGGAACTGGTAGGGAATGCTCGCCGGCGTGCCTCCTTTACAGACTTCGCGCCAGTCGTGGTGATTGCGGAAGGCATAGAAGATGATTTTGCAGGATGCCCGATGATTCGGGAGCGCCTTTTGTGA
- a CDS encoding helix-turn-helix domain-containing protein, producing MARFAAAFGESPMPVLRRVRMRHATGLLAANALSIEQVALHAGYQSSSSFTRIFRNH from the coding sequence ATGGCGAGATTCGCCGCCGCGTTTGGTGAATCGCCGATGCCCGTCCTGAGACGTGTCCGCATGCGGCATGCGACTGGCCTGCTGGCTGCCAATGCATTGTCCATCGAGCAAGTTGCACTTCACGCGGGGTATCAGAGCAGCAGCAGCTTCACTCGAATCTTCCGGAACCACTAG
- a CDS encoding cytochrome c family protein — MKGTGKTGVFIAVLAFTGATATPGYAQDAEHGKTIFKACAACHATDQANRVGPGLEGIIGRKAGMAPGFRYSDAMKQSDIVWDAKTLDAYLESPQKVVPGNRMTYGGLKNPTDRTDLVTYLATLK, encoded by the coding sequence ATGAAGGGTACAGGAAAGACTGGAGTGTTTATCGCGGTGCTTGCATTTACGGGAGCAACCGCGACTCCCGGCTACGCACAGGACGCCGAGCACGGAAAAACCATCTTCAAAGCTTGCGCAGCATGCCATGCGACGGATCAAGCCAATCGCGTCGGGCCGGGCCTGGAAGGAATCATCGGCAGGAAGGCGGGTATGGCTCCCGGCTTCCGCTACAGTGATGCGATGAAGCAGTCCGACATTGTCTGGGATGCGAAGACCCTCGATGCGTATCTGGAATCGCCACAGAAGGTCGTTCCCGGAAACAGGATGACCTACGGAGGGCTGAAGAACCCGACGGACCGGACGGACCTCGTTACTTATCTTGCTACGTTGAAGTAG